The following are encoded in a window of Carassius auratus strain Wakin chromosome 6, ASM336829v1, whole genome shotgun sequence genomic DNA:
- the LOC113098906 gene encoding kelch-like protein 30 isoform X2 has protein sequence MISAFIHEQSILEGLRSLCSQPKLVDVTLSAGGQDFPCHRGILALCSHYFRSMFSGDFVESIAARVELHDVDPNVLSSLLDFAYTGKLTINKNNVEGLICTSSQLQFHAVRTVCSRYLQHQIDATNCLGILEFGEIHGCPEVVSKAWSFLLENFEAVQQHEEFLMLEKVRLVACLKDEDLHIRDDRSCVNSVLAWVGYCSDNRICHLRELLGLAKLSLLTESYLTENLLKEPLVQDSLESKEFIEGICREKREMKAGESGQTVTQNALNLQEVLFVMGGRSLDDSDDEDEDEDRDRRLHPRNCGFYNPKLGQWFQLPDFPNYNKWGYSVISLNNNVYVTGGSGGSQSNTWSTTETWKYITREGIWVTVAPMLRPRTNHSSAALNGEIYVIGGTTMDFVEVEHYDPFSNCWTLTGPALKYVTNFTTTSCEGKLYLIGSCAVKYNALTMQCFNPVIDSWCIICSPFIPKYLSSPCSVSMDGVIYLVADNTKKVYLYNPGGNMWEKIQFLHTLHENGDLVALGGQLYVTGGHWKGMEGDYGVEVEVYNRASNTWKVECFLPRLWTYSGCCSIFLDTSQWTEFFPDET, from the exons ATGATTTCTGCTTTCATTCACGAGCAG AGCATCTTAGAGGGCCTGCGCTCCCTCTGTTCTCAGCCCAAACTTGTGGATGTCACCTTAAGTGCTGGTGGACAAGATTTCCCATGTCACCGGGGAATCCTTGCACTCTGCAGCCACTACTTCCGTTCCATGTTCTCAGGAGATTTTGTGGAGAGCATTGCTGCTCGTGTCGAGCTTCATGATGTAGATCCCAATGTGTTGTCATCCTTGTTGGACTTTGCTTATACAGGGAAACTCACCATCAATAAAAACAATGTTGAGGGACTCATCTGCACATCCAGCCAGCTCCAGTTCCACGCCGTCCGTACTGTATGCAGTCGATATCTGCAGCACCAGATCGATGCCACAAACTGCTTGGGAATCCTTGAGTTTGGAGAGATCCACGGCTGCCCTGAAGTTGTCTCCAAAGCATGGAGCTTCCTCCTTGAAAACTTTGAGGCAGTGCAACAACATGAGGAGTTCTTGATGCTGGAGAAAGTCAGGCTGGTGGCCTGCCTGAAGGATGAGGATCTGCATATAAGGGATGACCGGTCTTGTGTCAATTCTGTGTTGGCTTGGGTTGGGTATTGTAGTGACAATCGGATCTGCCATCTGCGAGAATTGTTGGGATTGGCTAAGCTTTCCCTCCTCACAGAATCCTACCTCACTGAGAACTTGCTTAAAGAGCCATTGGTGCAAGACTCACTAGAATCCAAAGAGTTCATAGAGGGAATATGTAGAGAG aaaCGAGAAATGAAAGCAGGTGAGTCAGGGCAGACAGTGACTCAGAATGCCCTCAACCTGCAGGAGGTTTTATTTGTGATGGGTGGTCGCTCACTGGATGACtcggatgatgaagatgaggatgaagacAGGGATAGAAGGTTGCACCCCAGAAACTGTGGTTTCTACAACCCAAAGCTTG GGCAGTGGTTTCAGCTACCTGATTTTCCCAACTACAATAAATGGGGTTATTCTGTCATCTCCTTAAATAACAATGTGTATGTCACAG GAGGATCAGGAGGGTCTCAGTCCAACACCTGGTCCACCACAGAGACCTGGAAGTACATCACGCGTGAGGGCATCTGGGTCACAGTCGCCCCTATGTTGCGTCCAAGGACTAACCACTCTTCTGCAGCTCTCAATGGAGAGATTTATGTAATTGGGG GAACTACAATGGATTTTGTCGAAGTTGAACACTATGACCCATTCAGTAATTGCTGGACTCTTACGGGCCCGGCGCTGAAGTATGTGACTAACTTTACCACCACATCATGTGAAGGAAAGCTTTACCTCATTGGTTCTTGTGCTGTTAAATATAATGCCCTGACAATGCAGTGCTTCAATCCTGTCATAG ATAGCTGGTGTATCATCTGTTCTCCTTTCATTCCTAAATATCTCTCTTCTCCCTGCTCGGTTTCTATGGATGGGGTCATTTACCTCGTAGCAGATAACACCAAAAAGGTCTATCTGTATAACCCTGGGGGTAATATGTGGGAAAAA ATTCAGTTTCTACACACTCTTCATGAGAATGGGGATTTGGTGGCTCTAGGTGGTCAGCTGTATGTGACTGGGGGGCACTGGAAGGGCATGGAGGGGGATTACGGTGTGGAAGTGGAAGTATATAACCGAGCATCCAACACATGGAAGGTGGAGTGCTTCCTTCCCAGGCTCTGGACTTATAGTGGCTGCTGCTCCATCTTCCTGGACACTTCCCAGTGGACTGAGTTCTTCCCTGATGAGACTTAA
- the LOC113098906 gene encoding kelch-like protein 30 isoform X1, giving the protein MVRNIDDLDFCLSSHPQSILEGLRSLCSQPKLVDVTLSAGGQDFPCHRGILALCSHYFRSMFSGDFVESIAARVELHDVDPNVLSSLLDFAYTGKLTINKNNVEGLICTSSQLQFHAVRTVCSRYLQHQIDATNCLGILEFGEIHGCPEVVSKAWSFLLENFEAVQQHEEFLMLEKVRLVACLKDEDLHIRDDRSCVNSVLAWVGYCSDNRICHLRELLGLAKLSLLTESYLTENLLKEPLVQDSLESKEFIEGICREKREMKAGESGQTVTQNALNLQEVLFVMGGRSLDDSDDEDEDEDRDRRLHPRNCGFYNPKLGQWFQLPDFPNYNKWGYSVISLNNNVYVTGGSGGSQSNTWSTTETWKYITREGIWVTVAPMLRPRTNHSSAALNGEIYVIGGTTMDFVEVEHYDPFSNCWTLTGPALKYVTNFTTTSCEGKLYLIGSCAVKYNALTMQCFNPVIDSWCIICSPFIPKYLSSPCSVSMDGVIYLVADNTKKVYLYNPGGNMWEKIQFLHTLHENGDLVALGGQLYVTGGHWKGMEGDYGVEVEVYNRASNTWKVECFLPRLWTYSGCCSIFLDTSQWTEFFPDET; this is encoded by the exons ATGGTGCGTAATATAGACGATCTAGACTTCTGTCTCTCTTCCCATCCCCAGAGCATCTTAGAGGGCCTGCGCTCCCTCTGTTCTCAGCCCAAACTTGTGGATGTCACCTTAAGTGCTGGTGGACAAGATTTCCCATGTCACCGGGGAATCCTTGCACTCTGCAGCCACTACTTCCGTTCCATGTTCTCAGGAGATTTTGTGGAGAGCATTGCTGCTCGTGTCGAGCTTCATGATGTAGATCCCAATGTGTTGTCATCCTTGTTGGACTTTGCTTATACAGGGAAACTCACCATCAATAAAAACAATGTTGAGGGACTCATCTGCACATCCAGCCAGCTCCAGTTCCACGCCGTCCGTACTGTATGCAGTCGATATCTGCAGCACCAGATCGATGCCACAAACTGCTTGGGAATCCTTGAGTTTGGAGAGATCCACGGCTGCCCTGAAGTTGTCTCCAAAGCATGGAGCTTCCTCCTTGAAAACTTTGAGGCAGTGCAACAACATGAGGAGTTCTTGATGCTGGAGAAAGTCAGGCTGGTGGCCTGCCTGAAGGATGAGGATCTGCATATAAGGGATGACCGGTCTTGTGTCAATTCTGTGTTGGCTTGGGTTGGGTATTGTAGTGACAATCGGATCTGCCATCTGCGAGAATTGTTGGGATTGGCTAAGCTTTCCCTCCTCACAGAATCCTACCTCACTGAGAACTTGCTTAAAGAGCCATTGGTGCAAGACTCACTAGAATCCAAAGAGTTCATAGAGGGAATATGTAGAGAG aaaCGAGAAATGAAAGCAGGTGAGTCAGGGCAGACAGTGACTCAGAATGCCCTCAACCTGCAGGAGGTTTTATTTGTGATGGGTGGTCGCTCACTGGATGACtcggatgatgaagatgaggatgaagacAGGGATAGAAGGTTGCACCCCAGAAACTGTGGTTTCTACAACCCAAAGCTTG GGCAGTGGTTTCAGCTACCTGATTTTCCCAACTACAATAAATGGGGTTATTCTGTCATCTCCTTAAATAACAATGTGTATGTCACAG GAGGATCAGGAGGGTCTCAGTCCAACACCTGGTCCACCACAGAGACCTGGAAGTACATCACGCGTGAGGGCATCTGGGTCACAGTCGCCCCTATGTTGCGTCCAAGGACTAACCACTCTTCTGCAGCTCTCAATGGAGAGATTTATGTAATTGGGG GAACTACAATGGATTTTGTCGAAGTTGAACACTATGACCCATTCAGTAATTGCTGGACTCTTACGGGCCCGGCGCTGAAGTATGTGACTAACTTTACCACCACATCATGTGAAGGAAAGCTTTACCTCATTGGTTCTTGTGCTGTTAAATATAATGCCCTGACAATGCAGTGCTTCAATCCTGTCATAG ATAGCTGGTGTATCATCTGTTCTCCTTTCATTCCTAAATATCTCTCTTCTCCCTGCTCGGTTTCTATGGATGGGGTCATTTACCTCGTAGCAGATAACACCAAAAAGGTCTATCTGTATAACCCTGGGGGTAATATGTGGGAAAAA ATTCAGTTTCTACACACTCTTCATGAGAATGGGGATTTGGTGGCTCTAGGTGGTCAGCTGTATGTGACTGGGGGGCACTGGAAGGGCATGGAGGGGGATTACGGTGTGGAAGTGGAAGTATATAACCGAGCATCCAACACATGGAAGGTGGAGTGCTTCCTTCCCAGGCTCTGGACTTATAGTGGCTGCTGCTCCATCTTCCTGGACACTTCCCAGTGGACTGAGTTCTTCCCTGATGAGACTTAA